A region of the Spirochaeta isovalerica genome:
AACGTATCTTCGGGCCCGTAGCAAGAGAGCTTAGAGACACAGGTTATATGAAGATCGTATCTCTGGCACCAGAGGTCCTTTAGGAGAAGTTTGATGGCAGAAGTAAAATATAAACTGAAGAAAGGGGACCAGGTTAAGCTTATAGCCGGAAAGGATAAAGGCAAGACTGGAACAATCCTCAAAGTAGACAGAGAAAACGGACGTGTTATTGTCGACGGTCTCAACATCGTCAAGAAGACAATGAAGCCCCGGCAACAGGGCGAAAAGGGAAGCATCGTGGAAATCGAAGCTCCCGTCCACATCTCCAATGTTATGATTATGTGTCCCAAATGTGGTCCCGTTAAAGTCGGTGTCCGCAAAGACGGTGACAATAAAGTCAGATTCTGTAAGAAGTGTGAAGGGGTACTGTAATGGCAGATAAGAAATATACTCCCAGACTGAAGACTGCTTACAATGACAAACTGGCCAAGGAAATGATGAAAGATTTTAAATATAAGTCTTTCATGCAGGTTCCCAAGCTGGAAAAAATCGTTGTGAGCATGGGTGTCGGTGAAGCTATCACAAATAAAAAGCTTCTTGATGCCGCTGTTAACGAGCTGAGTCAGATTACCGGTCAGAAAGTAATGAAGACAAAAGCGAGAAAGTCAATTGCGGGATTCAAAATCAGAGCCGGACAGGAAATCGGAGCCAAAGTTACCCTTCGCGGTGACAGAATGTATGAGTTCCTCGAAAGACTTATCAGTATTGCACTTCCCCGTGTAAAAGACTTTAGAGGAATTAACCCGAAAGCTTTTGATGGAAATGGAAACTACTCTCTCGGTATTACCGAGCAGATCATTTTCCCTGAAATCAACTTCGATAAAATCGAACAGGTTAGCGGGCTCAATGTGGCTATAGTAACGACAGCTGAAAATGACGAGGAAGGCAAAGCGCTTCTTACGAAGTTCGGCATGCCTTTTGCGAAATAGGAGATGAGGTTTAATGGCTAAGAAATCAATGATTGTTAAAGCCCAGAGAACACCTAAATTCAGCACCCGTGCATACAACCGGTGCAGGATTTGCGGTAGACCTCGTGGTTATATGAGAAAATTTCAGATGTGCAGAATCTGCTTCCGTAAGCTTGCGAGCGAAGGTATGATTCCTGGTGTCACTAAATCGAGCTGGTAGGAGTATAGAATGAGTGTTTCAGATCCTGTAGCGGATATGCTCACAAAAATTAGAAATGCCAGTGCAGCAAAGTTTGAGAAAGTAGATATCAGAACATCAAAGCTGAAACTGGAAATTGTAAAAATCCTCAAGAATGAAGGATTTGTTAAGAACTTTAAGAAAGTAACGATCGACGACGTTAACTATATCAGAATCTTCCTGAAATATGACGGGAAAGAGAATTCTGTTATTCACGGAATCCAGAAAGTGTCTACCCCCGGTAGACGTGTTTACTCCGGTTACAAATCAATGCCCAGAGTATTTAACGGATACGGAACAGTTATCGTTTCCACCTCTTCAGGTGTAATCACAGGCAAGAAAGCCTCTGCACAGAAGATCGGTGGTGAAGTGATCTGTAAAGTCTGGTAAGGGAGAAAAGCATTATGTCTAGAATTGGAAAAATGCCTGTAACCGTACCGTCAGGCGTTACAGTTACAGTAAAAGAAAATGTCATTACCGTTAAAGGCGCCAAAGGTGAGCTTACTCAGGATTTTCAACCTGAAGTTTCCTTTGACATCAAAGACGGAGAAGTGGTTGTCAACCGTGTTGATGATTCCAAAAAAGCCAAGTCTTTTCACGGTCTTTACAGAAACCTCCTGAATAACATGATTATCGGGGTTTCTGCGGGATTCACGAAAACACTTGTTATCAATGGTGTCGGTTACAGAGCGGAACTCAAAGGTGATACCCTTATGATGAACCTCGGTTATTCCACAACCATTGAGTATGTGGTTCCGGAAGGTGTTACTGTTGCCGTAGAAGGTAACAACAAAGTGACAGTATCCGGTATAGATAAGGCTAAAGTCGGACAGGCTGCTGTGGAGATTCGCGGACTTAGACCGCCCGAACCCTATAAAGGTAAAGGCATTAAGTACGAGAACGAAGTTATCCGCAGAAAAGTCGGTAAAACTGGCGTTTAAACAGGGTTGTAGATCATGAAAAGAGTTGATGAAAAAAATAGAAAGAGACTGCAGCGTAAAAAACGTGTCCGGAAAAATATCTCCGGAACTTCCGCTAAGCCGAGAATGTCGGTTTTCAGAAGTAACAAGTATCTGAGCGTTCAGGTCATCGATGATATCGCCGGTAAAACTCTTTCTTCCGCTTCTACCCTTGAAGCCGAGCTTAAAGGAACAAAGAATACAGTGGAAGGCGGAGAGAAACTGGGGAAGGTTATCGGTGAAAGACTGAAAGCTGCCAAGATCTCTACAGTTGTTTTTGATAGAAATGGATACAAGTATCACGGAGTAGTTAAGGCTATTGCTGACGGTGCGAGAAGTGTCGGTATAGAGCTTTAAGGGGAATAGAATGGCTTTTAAAGAAAAAAGAGAAGAAAAAGAGTTTATTGAAAAACTTATCCGTCTCAACAGAGTTTCCAAAGCCGTAAAGGGTGGACGCAATATGTCGTTCTCCGCCCTTATGGTTGTCGGAGATGGAAAAGGACGGGTAGGCGTCGGATTCGGAAAAGCAAACGACGTTTCAGAAGCTATTAGAAAGAGTGTAGAAAAGGCTAAGAAAAACCTTATCACCGTGCCTTTGAAAGGCAATACACTTCCTCACGAAATTCTCGGTAACTTCAAGAGCGCTTCGGTTCTTCTGAAGCCCGCAGCGCCCGGTACCGGAATTATTGCCGGCGGACCTGTTCGTGCCGTTATGGAAGCAGTTGGTGTTAAGGATATCCTGGCCAAATCACTTGGTTCTGGAAATACAATGAATATTGTAAAGAGTGTATTCGCCGGTCTGGACGGACTCTTTGATGCCAAAGAGCTCGCTTCAAACAGAGGCAAATCGCTCAATGAACTGTGGGGTTAATTATGGCTAAGACTAAAAGAATCAGGGTTCAGCTGGTACGCAGTACCATTGGAAGAAAGCCTGAACAGAGAAAAACTGTTAAAGCATTGGGTCTTAAGAAAATTAATTCAGTTGTAGAAAAAGATGCTACCCCATCGATCTTAGGTATGGTAGAATCAATTTCTCACTTGGTTAAAGTTGAGGAGATCAGCTGATGAGTGCGTTTGAATTAAAAGCACCGAAAGGCGCTAACAGAGATAAAAAGGTTCTCGGACGCGGTAGAGCGACCGGAACAGGTAAGACTTCCGGAAAGGGACATAAAGGTCAGAAAGCGAGATCGGGCGGTGGAACACGTCTCGGTTTCGAAGGTGGCCAGATGCCTCTTTACAGAAGGGTTGCCGCAAGAGGTTTTTCAAACCATCCATTCAAAGTGGAATATGTTGGAATTAACGTCGGTTCACTGAACGAGCGTTATAGCGATGGTGAAAAAGTAAATCACGAAACTCTTGTTGCCAAGGGTCTTGTAAAGAATGGCGAAAAGAATATTAAGATTCTCGGAGCCGGAGAACTGGACAAGAAACTTGAAGTAGAGATCACGAAAGTGACTGCCGGAGCGAAAGATAAAATCGTCAAAGCCGGCGGATCCGTGGTTGAATAATAAAAAATAGGAATAGTTGGTATAAAGATGGCTAGTAATCCGGTTGTTGACATTTTCAAAGTGAAAGATCTGAGGAAAAAGATTCTTTTCACTTTAAGTATGCTTGTAGTTTTCAGACTCGGGGCTGTTATTCCCATACCGGGAATTGACGTAAACGTCCTGAAAAGTTATTTCGCTTCGCAGGGAGCCAGTGGTTCCTCGATGGGTATAACCGAGTATCTGGACTTCTTCGCAGGCGGTGCCTTCAAGAATTTTTCAATCTTCATGCTGGGTATTATGCCATATATCTCGACTTCCATTATCATGAATCTTCTTCTCCTGGTTTTTCCGGGATTGAAGAAGATGTCTGAAGAAGACGGTGGTAGGAAAAAAGTCAAGAGATATACGCGCTACGGGACGCTTCTTGTTTGTCTGATCCAGTCCTATGCGGTTGTCGCTTATGCACGAATGATTCCTAACGCAATTGTACCTTCCATGAGCGGAATGAAATATACGGTTATTGCCATGCTTACGGTAACGACCGGAACGATGTTTCTCATGTGGTTAGGTGAACAGATCAACGCAAGAGGTATCGGAAACGGTATCTCCCTGTTGATTTTTGCCGGTATTGTTGCTAGAATGCCTGGCGGGATAAATGTTCTCGGCTTGGAGATCAGAAACGGAAATCTGAACCCTGTATTCGTAATTGTTGCAGCATTACTGTTCGTAGCTATCATCACCCTTATTGTCTACGAGCAGCAGGGACAGCGGAAAATTCCTGTGAATTACGCTAAAAGAGTTGTAGGCCGTCGTATGTTCGGTGGACAGAATACCTACATTCCGTTTAAGATAAATCCTTCGGGTGTAATTCCGGTTATTTTTGCCGGTTCTCTTTTGACATTCCCTTTGCAGATTGCAGGGGCTTTGGGCGCGTCCAGTGAAGGTTGGTCTATATTTTCCAACATAATGAAGCCCAATGGCGGTCCATATATGATTGCCTATACAGTTTTAATTGTTTTCTTTGCATACTTTTATACACAGGTATCCATGAATCCGATTGAAATTGCCAGGTCTATCAGGGAGAACGGCGGATCTATTCCGGGAATTCGTTCCGAAAATATTGATCAGTATCTGACAAAGATACTGCGTAGAATAATACTGCCTGGATCGTTGTTTCTTGCAGTGATAGCTTTGATTCCTTCCGTAGTTGTCAACCTGTTCGGGTTTCCCACACAGGTGGCTTATCTAATGGGCGGAACTTCTTTGATTATCATGGTTGGAGTCGATCTTGACTTGATGTCCCAGATTGAAGGTCATCTTAAGATGCATCATCATGACGGGCTTGTGAAAAGCGGCAAGTTGCAGTCCAGGAATTTGTAGTAAGGGGATATTGTGAAAGTTAGAGCAAGCGTTAAACCCATATGTGATAACTGCAAAGTTATAAGAAGAAGAGGAGTTGTCCGGATTATCTGTGACAACCCCAAACATAAACAGAGACAGAAGTAGGAGGTAGTAAGTGGCTAGAATTGCAGGTATCGATTTACCTAATAAGCATACAGAGATAGCTCTTACCTACATTTACGGTATTGGTAGAACCACAGCAAAAGAAATTTGCGAAAAGACAGGTATCGACCCTAATGTGAGAATTAAGGAACTTTCTACTGACGACGTTGCAAAACTGAGAAAAATCATTGAAAATGATTACAAAGTAGAAGGTCGCTTGAGATCAGAGGTGGCTCTTAATATTAAGAGACTCATGGATATCGGCTGTTATCGCGGTTTACGGCATAGAAAAGGTCTCCCTGTCAGAGGACAGAGAACAAAGACCAACGCACGTACCAGAAAAGGTAAAGTGAAGACCGTTGCCAAGAAGAAGAAATAGGCTGGGGGTTAGTTAATTGGCTAAGGCTAAAGTAAAGAAAAGAAAAGACAAAAAAACGGTATTTGAAGGTAATGTCTACATTCAGGCAACTTTCAATAATACTATCGTTACTATAACAGACCTCAAAGGAAATGCTTTATCTTGGTGTAGCGCCGGATCTCTCGGATTCAAGGGTGCCAAGAAATCGACTCCTTTTGCAGCTCAGTCTACTGCTGAAACAGCGACAAACAGAGCTAAGGATTTCGGTCTGAAAGAAGTAAACGTTTTTGTAAAGGGTCCCGGTGTCGGCCGTGAATCTGCAATCAGATCACTAGGTGCTTTGGGGTTGAGAGTTAAGTCTATCAATGACGTCACTCCGATTCCCCATAACGGATGCAGACCCAGAAAAACAAGAAGAGTTTAATGTCGGGGCAAGAGGGATCTACTTTGTCAGGTGTAGTTCCCTGCCTTTTATTAACCTGATTGATGTAGAGATTAGTAGAAAAACGGATCGGAATTAGGTCCTGCATAAGGAGCAGAGATGGCGCGTAAAAACCTCTTGAAGGGATTTAAACGACCTAAGGGTATTACATTTGAACACGTTGATGAAACGCCGTATCAGGGTAAATTTGTAGCTTATCCATTTGAAAGAGGGTATGGTTCAACTGTGGGTAATACCCTCCGAAGAATTCTGCTTTCTTCTATTCAGGGATATGCGGTGTCTGCTATCCGCATTACAAGTTTTAATGAAGAGGGCAACTCTCATGTAATCTCGAGCGAATTCGAGTCCGTTCCTGAAATTGTTGAAGATACACCTGAGATTATCAGTAACTTCAAACAGATCAGGCTTAGCCTTCCCGAAGATATTGAAGAGAAAACGATTCTTGTCGAGTGGAAAGGCGGAGGTGAAATGACGGCTGCTGCTTTGGAAAAAGACGGCGTAGTTGTTTCCAATAAGGATTTGAAACTCTGTACCATGATGGATGGTGCAAATCTTGAGTTTGAGATTCAGATTGATCTCGGTCGTGGATATATTCCGGCGGAAGTTAACGAGAAATACGTTGAGATTGTCGGTACAATCCCTGTCGATTCAATTTTTTCACCAATTACCAAGGTGAAATACAATATCGAAAACACCAGAGTCGGACATCGTTCCGATTATGATAAACTTGTTCTTGAAATCTGGACTGATGGCACAATAATGCCTCAGGACGCTCTTGCTGAAGCAGCAAAGATTGCAAAAGATCACTTTACCATTTTCATTAATTTCGATGAAGGTATTGTTGCAGCTGATGATGAAGTTGATAAGGAAGTAGAGGAAATTGAAAAACTTCTCTCCACTCCCGTTGAAGAACTTGAGCTGTCTGTCCGGTCAAGCAATTGTCTGAAAAACGCTAATATTAAAACAATTGGCGATCTGACCAGAAAGTCGGAAGATGAAATTGCCAAGACAAGGAATTTCGGTAAAAAATCTCTCATGGAGATTAAAGAAAAGCTGAAAGAGTGGAATCTTAGTCTCGGTATGACTGATTACAGCGTACTGAAAAATACGATTAAACTCGATAAGAATAAGGAAGACTAGACATGCACAATAGAGTAGGTTTTAACAGACTGGGTAGAAAATCCAGTCATAGAAAAGCTCTTCACAGAAATATGGTAACTTCTTTGTTTAAGTATGAAAGAGTAAAAACTACTAAGGCAAAAGCTCTGGAAATCAGAAGAACAGCTGAAAAAATGGTTACACGTGCAAAAGTTGATTCTGTACATAACAGAAGAATGGTTGCGCGGATGATCTCGGATAAAGCCGTTCTGAACAAACTCTTTGTTGAGATTGCACCGAGATTCGTTGAGAGACCCGGCGGATACACCAGAGTTCTTAAACTTGGAAAAAGAGCTGGAGATGCAGCTGAAATGGTAATTCTTGAATTTGTTGAAGGTGCTGAAAAAGCTCCTGAAGTTGAAGAACCCAAGAAAACTGCTAAGAAAGCTGCTTCCAAAAAAACTGAAGAGAAGAAAGCACCTGCCAATAAAACGGCAGCAAAGAAAACTGCAGCAAAAAAAGCTCCTGCGAAAAAAGCAGCAGCAAAGAAAGCTGCAGCAAAAAAGGCTCCTGCAAAAAAAGCGGAAGCTGAAAAAACTGAAGAATAATCCTGATTTCCTGACGAAACAAACTAATAAGTTTCTAAGGATTTCATTGTTCTTTACGATAATAGAAAGGAAGGCGTCTGTTTACAGATCCTTCCTTATTTTTTTGCTAAAATCTTTTTCCGGGAGTATGTTTGGAGTAAATGAGGACGATTCATAAAGTTTTAATAAGTCTTCTTATCTCTATAGTTCTCCTCGGAGGATTTTTAGTCCTGGGATTTACTGGTTTATTTGATAAAATAGAAACCCGTTTTTATAATCAGCGAATCCTTTTAAACAAAGAAGAAAGAATCAATGAAATACATTCTCTTTTCTCTGAATACAATCAAATAACGTTTCAGCGCCTCGAAATCATTTTAGGCAATGACAGTTTCAAAAAAGTTTTTTCCCTTAATCAGCCGATTAAAGATATCAATGAAAGAAATACAATTATTGGAAACCTTGTGGATGAATTAGTCGGTTTCGAATACATGAGAATTGTTGACTTGAATCAGGAAAGTCAAAAAATCCATTTCAGTTCATATAGTCAGGATATCCGTAGTTCGACATCAGACAGAATTATCTACTATATGTGGCGTAATTCAACAGATTTCGTTGAAGATTTTGTTACGGAAAGTACTGGCAAAGAACTGACATTTGATGACGTACGGGATACTTTTATTTACAGGATTCCCGTTTATGATGATCTCGGGTTAAAAAAAGGGCTGGCTTTAATCTATTTTTCTTCCAGAGGATTTAAAGATTTTCTCTTTCAGAAAGGAGTCGCAGCTTCTGAAGATATAATTCAACTATACGGAACTTCAGGATTGCTGATTGATCTGAAGGAAGAGCAGAAAGAGGTGGTTAGAGGAAGACTGGGTGAAATACTTACCTCGCGGTCCGAACAGCTTCAGTTAATTTCCAGTTCAGAAGATCTTGAAGAAAGATATTATCTAATGTCCCGATATTTCGATGATATATCGGTTTCTATCGTTATAAAAGAATCGGAACTCGAACTTAATCCTCTTCTTGTCGTTGTCTTATTGACGCTTTTATTTACTTCCGTATTTCTTTTTGCTTTCCTTTTACTCAATATCAAACAGGATAGAACTGTAATAATAGCTTCCAGGATTAAGAAATTTCAAATGAGTTTTCTGATCGATTACCTGGATAATAAAAGCGAACTCGATTGGGATATGTGGGAACGGGAAATGCGTTCCCGCCGCGATCAGGTTCGGAAAGAATTTAAGAAAGGTCTTGGACGTTTTAAAAAAGACGAAGAGGATCAGATCGATAAACTCATCGACAGTAATTGGGATGAAATAATTTCTGTTCTCAGTAAGAAAAAAGAAGAGAAACAGGATGATCGCGATTTTGATCTTAAGAAAATTGAGCAGATTATTGAGAAAGCACTTAAAAATGTAAAAATCACTGTTCCACAGACCATTGAGACTAAATCTGTTCAATCTACAAGACCGGTAAAACGCGTACCTGTTGAAGTCGAGGATATTACTGATGATGAGGATCTCGAAGAGCTTGAAGATCTGGGCGAACCGGTAGCTGTAGAAGAGCTGAGTGATGATGAGGATCTCGAAGAGCTTGAGGATCTGGGCGAACCGGTAGCGGTAGAAGAGCTGAGTGATGATGAGGATCTTGAAGAGCTTGAGGATCTGGGCGAACCGGTAGCTGTTGAAGAGCTCAGTGATGATGAGGATCTCGAAGAGCTTGAGGATCTGGGCGAACCGGTAGCTGTTGAAGAGCTGAGTGATGATGAGGATCTCGAAGAGCTTGAAGATCTGGGCGAACCGGTAGCAGTAGAAGAGCTGAGTGATGATGAGGATCTCGAAGAGCTTGAGGATCTGGGCGAACCGGTAGCGGTAGAAGAGCTGAGTGATGATGAGGATCTCGAAGAGCTTGAGGATCTGGGCGAACCGGAAGCTGTAGAAGAGCTGAGTGATGATGAGGATCTCGAAGAGCTTGAAGATCTGGGCGAACCGGTAGCTGTTGAAGAGCTCAGTGATGATGACGATGTTGAGGAACTGATTGATCAGAAAGAGCTGATTGCAGATGAAGTTTCTTCAATTGACGAGTATGTTACTGAAGAAGAGTTGGAAGAACTTCTCCCGGTGATGGAAATGGAAGAGTTGCCTTTACTGGAGGAGGAGGAGCTCGAATCCATCCCTGTTCTGGCAGGAATGGGTGAAGCTTCTCTTGTTGAAATGGGAAATAAATCGGATACCCTGAATTATGTAGATTTTTCCGGTCAATCACAACATATTCTGAAAACAGATTATTACAGTGAATCTGCTGATCTTATCGATCTGGATTCAGGAGATAGCTCTTTTGTTATGGATAAGTCCCGCAGTGATCATCCGCTTGATGGTGAGTCATTTGATGAGCTGGAGGAACTGGAAGAAATGGATGTTATAGAAGAGCTCAGTGGTGATGATGATATTAATACAGTTGAGGATTTCGAAGAGATAGAGGATCTTGAAGAAGTAGAGGATCTTGAAGAAGTAGAGGATCTTGAAGAAATAGAAGATCTCGAAGAAGTAGTGGATCTTGAAGAAGTAGAAGATCTCGAAGAAATAGAAGATCTCGAAGAAGTAGAGGATCTCGAAGAAGTAGAGGATCTCGAAGAAGTAGAGGATCTCGAAGAAGTAGAAGAGGTCCAGAGCCTGACGGAATACTTTGAAGAGATCCAGTATCAGCTATTCATGGGTCGTGATTCAGAAGAATACATCAAGGCTGCTCTTAAAAAAGAACCTTCAGAAGAATCTCTGGACTCTCTTGTCGACGCTGTTCTCGAGGCAGGAGATGATGAGGATCTCGATTTTGTTCAGGTTTATTCCGACGATCTTCTTCCTGAATTTCTCGGCGATATTAAGGAAGAGAAAACAGATGTTCCGTCAGCAGAAGAGTCTTTCTTTCGTCCTGTGAATGGCGGGTTTGACTTTGATTACTATGCTTCTACCCGAAAGGATGAGTATAAAGCTTTAATCGGTATAACAAGAGATATAAATGCTGTCGGCGGAATCGTTTATGCTGAAAATGAAACAGGATATAATGTAGAATTATCTCTTGGGATTGGCGGTGAATTAATAGCCAGGCTGAGTACTCTGCTGCTCAAAGATGAGATTAAAGAAATAACATCGCGACGGAATATAGTTCATATTCATGACACGGAGCATAAGGAACTTCAGGATATTATTAAAGATTCGGACAGACGGTTTCTTAAGGCCATTTTGTTTGTACCGGTTATATATAACAGTCGCCATGCCTATCTTTTCCTGGGATTCAAAAAAAGTCTATCCAATATCGAGCAATTGCTCAAATCCATCAGCCTTTAAAGAATCAATGTTCTTGACAAATAAAGTCCTAACGCTATAATCATAAGATATAAATAAATGTGAGGGATTATATGATCAATATTATTTTATTTGTATCACTCCCCCTCGTCGGTTTGTTTTTAGGTTGGACAATTAGATGGTTTTATGCCAGATATCAACTTTCGTCTTCTGAACAGAAGGCGGAACGGTTAAAACAGGATGCCGTTAAAGAGGCAGAGCAGGAAAAGAAGAGTATTCTTCTCGAAGCTCAGAATCAGATTCTTAAAGATAAACGCTTACATGATAAAGAATTAAGGGAAAGAAGAAATGAAGTCCAGAGATTTGAAAGACGTGTACAGCAGAAAGAAGACAATCTTGATAAGAAAACTGCCTCTCTAGATAAGAAAATTGCAACTATTACAGAACGCGAGAAAGAATTCGATACTAAAGAACAGGAACTCTCTAAACAGGAACAGTACTGGATCCAGGAACTGGAGAAGATCTCCGGCCTGACAGCTGAAGAAGCTAAAAAGCTCCTTATCAAAAACCTCGAGAATGATGCCAAGCACGACGCTCAGGGTCTTATTAATAAGATTGAAGAAGAAGCAAAGCATACAGCTGAGAAAAAAGCGCGCGATATAATTGTCACGACGATTCAGAGATTGGCGACAGATGTGAGTTCTGAGATAACAGTCACTTCGGTCAGTCTGCCGAACGATGAAATGAAAGGTCGTATCATAGGCAGGGAAGGGCGGAATATCCGTACTCTTGAAACACTGACAGGAGTTGATATCATTATTGATGATACGCCGGAAGCTGTTGTTATCTCCTGCTTTGACCCCATCAGAAAAGTTATAGCGCAGATGGCTCTGGAGAGACTGATCGTTGACGGAAGAATCCACCCCGCCAGAATTGAAGAGGTGGTTCAGAAAGTCACAAAAGAGATCAGCCAGACTATCTACGAAGAGGGAGAGAAAATCCTCTACGAACTGGGAATTCACGATATGAGTCCCGATGGAATCAGGGCTCTCGGCAGATTGCACTTCCGAACCAGTTATGGACAGAATGTCCTTTCCCACTCCAAAGAGGTTGCTGTTATTGCCGGTATGATCGCTGCTGAAGTGGGAGCCGATAAGGAGATCGCCAAGAGAGGTGCTCTTCTTCACGATATCGGTAAGGGGCTGGAAACCGACGGTGACGGAAACCATGCTGAAATCGGTATGGAGATGTGTAAGAAAATCGGCGAGGATCCCCGTGTTGTCAATGCTGTGGGTGCCCACCACAATGATATCGAAATCGAATCGATCGAAGGTGTTATCGTTCAGCTGGCTGATGCGATTTCCGCTGCGAGACCCGGAGCGAGACGGGAAACTCTGGACAATTATATCAAGCGTCTGGAGAATCTTGAAAAAATCGCAGAAAGTTATGAAGGTGTTGATAAGGCTTTCGCCATTCAGGCCGGTCGGGAATTGAGAATCATGGTCAATCACGAGCTGGTTAATGATAATAAAGCGAAAGATCTCGCCAGATCAATTGCTAAGCAGATTGAAGATGAGTTAAAATACCCCGGAAGGATCAGGGTGACTATCATCCGCGAAACGCGGGTAGTCGAATACGCCCGCTGATAAGAAGCGGGTGATAAATATACCCATCGATATACAAAGGGTTTTATGAAAAAAATAAGCGCTCTGGTCCTGGGAGATGTCGTTGGACAGCCTGGATGCAGGGCGCTTTTTTTTAAACTCCCGGGACTGATAAAAAAATACAAGGCCGATCTGGTCGTCGTTAACGGTGAGAACGCCTCTGATGGTTTCGGCATTCTGCCGGAAGATGCAGAGAAATTCTTCTCCAAAGGTGTCGATGTTATTACAACGGGA
Encoded here:
- the rplQ gene encoding 50S ribosomal protein L17, translating into MHNRVGFNRLGRKSSHRKALHRNMVTSLFKYERVKTTKAKALEIRRTAEKMVTRAKVDSVHNRRMVARMISDKAVLNKLFVEIAPRFVERPGGYTRVLKLGKRAGDAAEMVILEFVEGAEKAPEVEEPKKTAKKAASKKTEEKKAPANKTAAKKTAAKKAPAKKAAAKKAAAKKAPAKKAEAEKTEE
- the rny gene encoding ribonuclease Y encodes the protein MINIILFVSLPLVGLFLGWTIRWFYARYQLSSSEQKAERLKQDAVKEAEQEKKSILLEAQNQILKDKRLHDKELRERRNEVQRFERRVQQKEDNLDKKTASLDKKIATITEREKEFDTKEQELSKQEQYWIQELEKISGLTAEEAKKLLIKNLENDAKHDAQGLINKIEEEAKHTAEKKARDIIVTTIQRLATDVSSEITVTSVSLPNDEMKGRIIGREGRNIRTLETLTGVDIIIDDTPEAVVISCFDPIRKVIAQMALERLIVDGRIHPARIEEVVQKVTKEISQTIYEEGEKILYELGIHDMSPDGIRALGRLHFRTSYGQNVLSHSKEVAVIAGMIAAEVGADKEIAKRGALLHDIGKGLETDGDGNHAEIGMEMCKKIGEDPRVVNAVGAHHNDIEIESIEGVIVQLADAISAARPGARRETLDNYIKRLENLEKIAESYEGVDKAFAIQAGRELRIMVNHELVNDNKAKDLARSIAKQIEDELKYPGRIRVTIIRETRVVEYAR